The Apibacter raozihei DNA segment TTATACATAATATAAATTAAACTCCAAAACAGAAACGGAATTAGTATCCTTGTAAATCGTTTTTTTAGAAAATCAGTTAATTTATAGGGTTTGCCTAAAGTTAACGCTCCGGTTATCATCAGGAATACAGGTACGCAAAAACGAGTAAAACTTTCATAAAGATTAGCAGCCCACCATTGAGAGTCAGGGACATTGCCAAAAGAATATATCATTTGGGCGGAAACATGTAGTAAGACCACTGCCATTGCTGCAATAGCACGTAAATTTTCAATCCAAATCAGTGGTATTTTATTATCTTTATTTTTATCCATCTTTTATTATATGCACAAAATTATTAATTTTAACCTTTATTTAAATATTTAACTTAAAAAATGACAATTAACCTTAACGGTCAACTCATCAATTTTGATGTTCCAAAAATTGCTGGTATATTGAACTTAACTCCTGACTCATTTTTTGATGGGGGTAAATACAAAACTATCGATCATGCTATAATTCAGGTGGAAAAACTTTTAGATGAAGGAGCTGATTTAATTGATATCGGAGGTCAATCTACACGTCCAGGTTCTAAATTAGTTTCTGATAAGGAAGAAATTGATCGGATTTTACCTGTAGTTAAGGAGTTAGTGAGAAGGTTTCCTGATATAAAAATATCTATTGATACTTTTTGGTCTCGCGTAGCGGAACAAACTGTTAATGAAGGAGCAGCGATGATAAATGATATATCCGGAGGAACTATTGATTCTCGAATGTTTCCAACTATGGGACGTTTAAATATTCCTTATGTATTGATGCATATGAGAGGGACACCTCAAACTATGAACAGTTTTACTGATTACAACAACCTAATTCTGGACATCAATTTTTATTTTTCAGAAAAACTTAATGAATTAAGAAATCAAGGAGTAACTGATATATTATTGGATCCGGGCTTTGGATTTAGTAAAAATATAGATCAAAATTTTGAACTAATGAAAAACCTTGATAAACTGGCCGTATTTAATTTACCTATATATGTAGGTATTTCCAGAAAGAGAATGATCTATCAGCCTTTGAATGTTACAGCAGAAGAAGCGTTAACCGGAACCGCGGCGGTAAATTTATATGCCTTACAAAAAGGTGCAAATATTCTAAGAGCTCATGATGTAAAAGAGGCTAAACAAGTTATAAAATTATGGAATTTGTTGAAATAAATTAAAAAACTTCTTACTTTTATCCCTTCAATTACAATATGCAAAATTCAGAAATAATTTTAGTTAGTATTACGGGTATGGATAAACCCGGTATTACAACGGCTTTAACAGAAATTCTAGGAAAATATAATGCTACAATTCTTGATATTGGTCAGGCTAATATACATAAATCTTTATCCTTAGCTATCATATTTAAATCGGAAAACGGAAGTTCCGGAAACATTTTAAAAGAAATGCTCTTTAAAGCTAATACCCTTGAAGTCGGTATTCGTTTTCGTGCTTTATCTGAAGATGAATATAATAACTGGGTGAAAGTTCAAGGAAAAAACAGATATATTATTCATATTTTAGGAAAAGAACTGAGTGCTTTACAAATATCAAAAGTGTCTCAGGTTTTATTGGAATTCGAATTAAATATTGAAAGAATTATTCGTCTTACCCAACGAATACCTTTAGACAGACATATTAACCGAACTTGCTTTGAATTTGCAGTACGTGGCAACTTATCTAAAATTAAAGAAATACAGAACCGATTCTTAACTTTATCTTCAGAATTAACTATAGATATTGCTTTACAGGAAGAAAACAAATACAGACGTATGCGTCGACTGATTTGTTTTGATATGGATTCTACGTTAATTCAAACAGAAGTCATAGATGAGCTTG contains these protein-coding regions:
- the folP gene encoding dihydropteroate synthase; protein product: MTINLNGQLINFDVPKIAGILNLTPDSFFDGGKYKTIDHAIIQVEKLLDEGADLIDIGGQSTRPGSKLVSDKEEIDRILPVVKELVRRFPDIKISIDTFWSRVAEQTVNEGAAMINDISGGTIDSRMFPTMGRLNIPYVLMHMRGTPQTMNSFTDYNNLILDINFYFSEKLNELRNQGVTDILLDPGFGFSKNIDQNFELMKNLDKLAVFNLPIYVGISRKRMIYQPLNVTAEEALTGTAAVNLYALQKGANILRAHDVKEAKQVIKLWNLLK
- the serB gene encoding phosphoserine phosphatase SerB; translated protein: MQNSEIILVSITGMDKPGITTALTEILGKYNATILDIGQANIHKSLSLAIIFKSENGSSGNILKEMLFKANTLEVGIRFRALSEDEYNNWVKVQGKNRYIIHILGKELSALQISKVSQVLLEFELNIERIIRLTQRIPLDRHINRTCFEFAVRGNLSKIKEIQNRFLTLSSELTIDIALQEENKYRRMRRLICFDMDSTLIQTEVIDELAEKAGVGKEVKAITESAMNGEIDFSESFKRRIKLLKGLDQSVLREIAENLPITEGLERLMSILKKSGYKTAIISGGFTYFGDYLKDKFGFDYVFANSLEIIDGKLTGNYLGDIVDGKKKAEYLKLLSKIENIDIQQTVAVGDGANDLPMLSIAGLGIAFHAKPTVKKNANHALSTVGLDGILYFLGYKDSSEDIEMTNIS